Proteins found in one Alphaproteobacteria bacterium genomic segment:
- a CDS encoding macro domain-containing protein, with translation MSNAPSINWTNASVRAFARNADPLAAIEDAARALVLRARERGWEGPPFNPLRIAEMLEVQIEANSSVADARLVATESGPKIEFNPQQPRERVRFSIAHEIAHLLFPDWSEQVRNRGGDKAADDWQLEMLCNLAASEFVLPIGSLSAVSDIPPIEDLMRQRRNYDVSAEAFLTRLAKISEKPIGIFVSSPIVCENGRRHYKIDYFVSSPTAPKIRLSGLAIPDESIVHHCTAIGHTDRSVESWVTDAPTQIECVGLTAYPGSVYPRVAGLVRFDRAQEDHFPIRLLHGSVLEPRNGGRKIICQLVNDRAVKWGGGVARKIAKRFPDAEESYTEQVIQIPQRDRLGRVIFSETSEDLTIASLIGQEGFGPSLFPRVRYAALQTCLEQVADRAASIGASIHMPKIGTGSAGGDWSTIGEMLDDVMVRAGLFVTVYDVPPKRVQLELL, from the coding sequence ATGTCTAACGCTCCCTCAATCAACTGGACCAACGCCTCGGTACGGGCATTTGCGAGGAATGCAGACCCACTGGCCGCAATAGAAGATGCAGCGCGCGCGCTCGTGTTGAGAGCGCGCGAGAGGGGTTGGGAAGGCCCACCATTCAACCCTCTTCGCATCGCCGAAATGCTTGAAGTGCAGATTGAGGCCAACTCTAGCGTAGCCGACGCACGACTGGTGGCGACTGAAAGCGGCCCAAAGATCGAATTCAATCCTCAGCAGCCGCGTGAGCGGGTGCGGTTCTCAATCGCTCATGAAATCGCACACCTCCTCTTTCCTGACTGGTCAGAGCAGGTTCGCAATCGCGGTGGTGATAAAGCTGCCGACGACTGGCAGTTGGAAATGTTGTGCAATTTGGCCGCTTCGGAGTTTGTGCTTCCGATCGGCAGTCTATCGGCTGTATCGGACATTCCCCCAATCGAAGACTTAATGCGTCAGCGCCGCAATTACGACGTGTCGGCCGAAGCCTTTCTGACCCGCCTAGCCAAGATATCCGAGAAGCCCATCGGTATCTTCGTTTCATCGCCAATTGTCTGCGAGAACGGTAGGCGGCACTATAAGATCGACTATTTTGTCAGCTCACCAACAGCTCCAAAGATTCGTCTGTCAGGATTGGCGATTCCAGACGAGAGTATTGTGCATCATTGCACTGCCATAGGACACACTGATCGCTCGGTTGAAAGCTGGGTGACGGATGCTCCGACCCAGATCGAGTGTGTTGGTTTGACCGCCTATCCGGGAAGCGTTTACCCGAGGGTGGCTGGGCTGGTCAGATTTGACCGGGCTCAAGAAGACCATTTTCCGATACGACTGCTCCACGGGAGCGTCCTAGAGCCTCGCAACGGCGGTAGAAAGATCATTTGTCAGCTGGTCAACGACAGGGCCGTCAAATGGGGCGGTGGAGTCGCCCGCAAGATTGCGAAGCGTTTCCCGGACGCGGAAGAGTCCTACACCGAACAAGTCATACAGATTCCGCAGCGTGATCGTTTGGGGCGCGTGATTTTTTCGGAAACGAGCGAGGATTTAACCATCGCAAGTCTGATCGGGCAGGAAGGGTTCGGTCCATCACTTTTCCCCCGAGTTAGATACGCGGCATTGCAAACCTGCCTTGAACAAGTTGCCGATCGTGCCGCATCCATTGGGGCAAGTATTCACATGCCCAAGATCGGTACAGGATCTGCAGGAGGCGATTGGTCAACTATAGGAGAGATGCTTGATGATGTGATGGTACGTGCCGGATTGTTTGTAACTGTTTACGATGTCCCGCCGAAGCGGGTGCAACTCGAGTTGCTCTAG
- a CDS encoding M48 family metallopeptidase, whose product MRASEDRRTQLRHRVEYWSERLKAAPRIVRIQRMTLKWGSCSTSGIVTLAEDLADQETSFQDFVIAHELLHLRVPNHGKVFKALMSVHVPDWRALEVSRRKQRDV is encoded by the coding sequence ATGCGGGCGAGTGAGGATCGCCGGACCCAGCTTCGTCACCGTGTCGAGTACTGGTCCGAGCGTCTGAAAGCGGCGCCCCGCATCGTCCGGATCCAGCGGATGACCCTCAAATGGGGCTCATGTTCGACCAGCGGCATTGTTACGCTCGCCGAGGATCTTGCCGATCAGGAGACGAGTTTCCAAGACTTTGTCATCGCCCACGAACTGCTGCATCTGCGGGTTCCCAACCATGGCAAGGTCTTCAAGGCGCTGATGAGCGTCCATGTGCCGGATTGGCGGGCCCTCGAAGTTTCACGACGTAAGCAGCGCGATGTCTAG